One segment of Meriones unguiculatus strain TT.TT164.6M chromosome X, Bangor_MerUng_6.1, whole genome shotgun sequence DNA contains the following:
- the Rbm3 gene encoding RNA-binding protein 3 isoform X2 — MSSEEGKLFVGGLNFNTDEQALEDHFSSFGPISEVVVVKDRETQRSRGFGFITFTNPEHASDAMRAMNGESLDGRQIRVDHAGKSARGTRGGAFGAHGRGRSYSRGGGDQGYGSGRYDSRPGGYGYGYGRSRDNSGSQGGYDRYSGGNYRDNYDN, encoded by the exons ATGTCTTCTGAAGAAGGGAAACTCTTCGTGGGAGGGCTCAACTTCAACACCGATGAGCAGGCACTAGAAGACCACTTCAGCAGCTTTGGGCCTATCTCTGAGG TGGTTGTTGTCAAGGACCGGGAGACTCAAAGATCCCGGGGTTTTGGCTTCATCACCTTCACTAACCCAGAGCATGCTTCAGATGCCATGAGAGCCATGAATGGAGAG TCTCTGGATGGGCGCCAGATCCGTGTGGACCATGCGGGCAAATCTGCCCGGGGAACCAGAGGAGGTGCCTTTGGGGCACATGGGCGTGGTCGCAGCTACTCTAGAG GTGGTGGAGACCAGGGCTATGGAAGTGGAAGATATGACAGTCGACCTGGAGGATATGGATATGGATATGGACGGTCTAGAGACAACAGCGGCAG CCAGGGTGGCTATGACCGCTACTCAGGAGGAAATTACAGAGACAATTATGACAACTGA
- the Wdr13 gene encoding WD repeat-containing protein 13 isoform X2, which yields MEDFEDDPRSLGARGHRRSVSRGSYQLQAQMNRAVYEDRPPGSVVPTSVAEASRAMAGDTSLSENYAFAGMYHVFDQHVDEAVPRVRFANDDRHRLACCSLDGSISLCQLVPAPPTVLHVLRGHTRGVSDFAWSLSNDILVSTSLDATMRIWASEDGRCIREIPDPDGAELLCCTFQPVNNNLTVVGNAKHNVHVMNISTGKKVKGGSSKLTGRVLGLSFDAPGRLLWAGDDRGSVFSFLFDMATGKLTKAKRLVVHEGSPVTSISARSWVSREARDPSLLINACLNKLLLYRVVDNEGTLQLKRSFPIEQSSHPVRSIFCPLMSFRQGACVVTGSEDMCVHFFDVERAAKAAVNKLQGHSAPVLDVSFNCDESLLASSDASGMVIVWRREQK from the exons ATGGAG GACTTTGAAGATGATCCTCGATCCCTGGGGGCCCGAGGACACCGACGTTCTGTTAGCCGAGGCTCCTACCAGCTGCAGGCACAAATGAATCGTGCAGTCTATGAAGACAG GCCTCCTGGCAGTGTGGTACCCACATCAGTGGCAGAGGCAAGTCGGGCCATGGCTGGTGACACATCGCTGAGTGAGAACTATGCCTTTGCAGGCATGTACCATGTTTTTGACCAACATGTGGATGAGGCAG TCCCAAGGGTGCGCTTCGCCAATGACGACCGGCACCGCCTGGCCTGCTGTTCACTGGATGGCAGCATCTCCCTGTGCCAGCTGGTGCCTGCCCCACCCACTGTGCTCCATGTGCTACGGGGCCACACACGTGGTGTGTCCGACTTTGCCTGGTCCCTCTCCAATGACATCCTCGTGTCTACTTCTCTCGATGCCACCATGCGCATCTGGGCCTCCGAGGATGGCCGCTGCATCCGTGAGATCCCTGACCCTGATGGCGCTGAACTGCTCTGCTGCACCTTCCAGCCAGTCAACAACAACCTCACTGTG GTAGGGAATGCCAAGCACAATGTGCATGTCATGAACATCTCTACAGGCAAGAAAGTAAAGGGTGGTTCCAGCAAGCTGACAGGCCGCGTCCTCGGCCTGTCCTTTGACGCCCCTGGCCGGCTGCTCTGGGCAGGTGATGATCGCGGAAgtgtcttctcctttctctttgacATGGCCACAG GAAAGCTGACCAAAGCCAAGCGACTAGTAGTACATGAGGGCAGCCCTGTAACCAGTATCTCCGCCAGGTCCTGGGTTAGCCGTGAAGCACGGGACCCCTCGCTCCTCATCAATGCCTGCCTCAACAAACTGCTGCTCTACAG AGTGGTGGATAATGAAGGGACGCTGCAGCTGAAGAGAAGCTTCCCTATTGAACAGAGCTCACACCCTGTGCGCAGTATCTTCTGTCCCCTCATGTCATTCCGCCAGGGGGCGTGTGTGG TGACAGGCAGTGAGGATATGTGTGTTCACTTCTTTGATGTGGAGCGGGCGGCCAAGGCTGCTGTCAACAAGCTGCAGGGCCACAGCGCACCTGTGCTGGATGTCAGCTTCAACTGCGATGAGAGTCTGTTGGCGTCTAGCGATGCCAGTGGCATGGTCATCGTCTGGAGACGAGAGCAAAAGTAG
- the Wdr13 gene encoding WD repeat-containing protein 13 isoform X1 produces MAAVWQQVLAVDARYNAYRTPTFPQFRTQYIRRRSQLLRENAKAGHPPALRRQYLRLRSQLLGQRYGPLSEPGSARAYSNSIVRSSRTTLDRMEDFEDDPRSLGARGHRRSVSRGSYQLQAQMNRAVYEDRPPGSVVPTSVAEASRAMAGDTSLSENYAFAGMYHVFDQHVDEAVPRVRFANDDRHRLACCSLDGSISLCQLVPAPPTVLHVLRGHTRGVSDFAWSLSNDILVSTSLDATMRIWASEDGRCIREIPDPDGAELLCCTFQPVNNNLTVVGNAKHNVHVMNISTGKKVKGGSSKLTGRVLGLSFDAPGRLLWAGDDRGSVFSFLFDMATGKLTKAKRLVVHEGSPVTSISARSWVSREARDPSLLINACLNKLLLYRVVDNEGTLQLKRSFPIEQSSHPVRSIFCPLMSFRQGACVVTGSEDMCVHFFDVERAAKAAVNKLQGHSAPVLDVSFNCDESLLASSDASGMVIVWRREQK; encoded by the exons ATGGCCGCGGTGTGGCAACAAGTCTTAGCAGTGGACGCGAG GTACAACGCCTACCGTACACCAACATTTCCACAGTTTCGGACCCAGTATATCCGCCGACGCAGCCAGCTGCTGCGGGAGAATGCCAAGGCTGGGCACCCCCCAGCACTGCGTCGGCAGTACTTGAGGCTACGGAGCCAGCTGTTGGGCCAGCGCTACGGGCCACTCTCTGAGCCGGGCAGTGCTCGTGCCTATAGCAACAGCATTGTCCGCAGCAGCCGCACTACCCTTGACCGAATGGAG GACTTTGAAGATGATCCTCGATCCCTGGGGGCCCGAGGACACCGACGTTCTGTTAGCCGAGGCTCCTACCAGCTGCAGGCACAAATGAATCGTGCAGTCTATGAAGACAG GCCTCCTGGCAGTGTGGTACCCACATCAGTGGCAGAGGCAAGTCGGGCCATGGCTGGTGACACATCGCTGAGTGAGAACTATGCCTTTGCAGGCATGTACCATGTTTTTGACCAACATGTGGATGAGGCAG TCCCAAGGGTGCGCTTCGCCAATGACGACCGGCACCGCCTGGCCTGCTGTTCACTGGATGGCAGCATCTCCCTGTGCCAGCTGGTGCCTGCCCCACCCACTGTGCTCCATGTGCTACGGGGCCACACACGTGGTGTGTCCGACTTTGCCTGGTCCCTCTCCAATGACATCCTCGTGTCTACTTCTCTCGATGCCACCATGCGCATCTGGGCCTCCGAGGATGGCCGCTGCATCCGTGAGATCCCTGACCCTGATGGCGCTGAACTGCTCTGCTGCACCTTCCAGCCAGTCAACAACAACCTCACTGTG GTAGGGAATGCCAAGCACAATGTGCATGTCATGAACATCTCTACAGGCAAGAAAGTAAAGGGTGGTTCCAGCAAGCTGACAGGCCGCGTCCTCGGCCTGTCCTTTGACGCCCCTGGCCGGCTGCTCTGGGCAGGTGATGATCGCGGAAgtgtcttctcctttctctttgacATGGCCACAG GAAAGCTGACCAAAGCCAAGCGACTAGTAGTACATGAGGGCAGCCCTGTAACCAGTATCTCCGCCAGGTCCTGGGTTAGCCGTGAAGCACGGGACCCCTCGCTCCTCATCAATGCCTGCCTCAACAAACTGCTGCTCTACAG AGTGGTGGATAATGAAGGGACGCTGCAGCTGAAGAGAAGCTTCCCTATTGAACAGAGCTCACACCCTGTGCGCAGTATCTTCTGTCCCCTCATGTCATTCCGCCAGGGGGCGTGTGTGG TGACAGGCAGTGAGGATATGTGTGTTCACTTCTTTGATGTGGAGCGGGCGGCCAAGGCTGCTGTCAACAAGCTGCAGGGCCACAGCGCACCTGTGCTGGATGTCAGCTTCAACTGCGATGAGAGTCTGTTGGCGTCTAGCGATGCCAGTGGCATGGTCATCGTCTGGAGACGAGAGCAAAAGTAG
- the Rbm3 gene encoding RNA-binding protein 3 isoform X1, with protein sequence MSSEEGKLFVGGLNFNTDEQALEDHFSSFGPISEVVVVKDRETQRSRGFGFITFTNPEHASDAMRAMNGESLDGRQIRVDHAGKSARGTRGGAFGAHGRGRSYSRGGGDQGYGSGRYDSRPGGYGYGYGRSRDNSGRSQGGYDRYSGGNYRDNYDN encoded by the exons ATGTCTTCTGAAGAAGGGAAACTCTTCGTGGGAGGGCTCAACTTCAACACCGATGAGCAGGCACTAGAAGACCACTTCAGCAGCTTTGGGCCTATCTCTGAGG TGGTTGTTGTCAAGGACCGGGAGACTCAAAGATCCCGGGGTTTTGGCTTCATCACCTTCACTAACCCAGAGCATGCTTCAGATGCCATGAGAGCCATGAATGGAGAG TCTCTGGATGGGCGCCAGATCCGTGTGGACCATGCGGGCAAATCTGCCCGGGGAACCAGAGGAGGTGCCTTTGGGGCACATGGGCGTGGTCGCAGCTACTCTAGAG GTGGTGGAGACCAGGGCTATGGAAGTGGAAGATATGACAGTCGACCTGGAGGATATGGATATGGATATGGACGGTCTAGAGACAACAGCGGCAG AAGCCAGGGTGGCTATGACCGCTACTCAGGAGGAAATTACAGAGACAATTATGACAACTGA